In Paraflavitalea devenefica, the following are encoded in one genomic region:
- a CDS encoding S41 family peptidase: MRKILFLLFLSLGIRTTAQIDTVSNISDTEKLYGLSLFWKEAAYNFAYFDKANINWDSAYQAYIPKILATKNTWDYYRKMQQFCALLKDGHTNVNVPGFKLVKGVMYRPLSFSWLDEKVIVTNVPKADSLTIPLGSEVMKVNDMPVIAYLEKEIIPGISASATHQLWNDAVRSLFNDADTNTVFRFTLKTPAGKIIYHTTHQRNRRINWAYPLPNTPWKRFRYEKLPQGIAYLQLNTFDTDSVVYDFKQRLPELYEAKAVIIDLRNNGGGNTGTGIEILKYFTSQKNINGSTWRTRQHIAAFKAWGSFIKDEELEKRLKQNPFNKAWTQKSYDISRGKYWYSGDTSSFYNDVAGNKLTVPLVVLIGNSTASAAEDFLIALDDLKGRAVTIGERTYGSTGQPLFFYLPGGGSARICTKRDTYPDGREFVGYGVKPDIEVKRTAEDYIKKKDAQLEKAIELLSSKMK; encoded by the coding sequence ATGAGAAAAATTTTATTCCTCCTGTTCCTGTCGCTGGGAATCAGAACCACCGCGCAAATAGACACGGTATCCAATATCAGTGATACAGAAAAGCTTTATGGATTATCGCTATTCTGGAAAGAAGCGGCTTACAACTTTGCTTATTTTGACAAAGCCAATATTAACTGGGACAGTGCCTACCAGGCCTACATACCAAAGATACTTGCTACTAAAAACACCTGGGATTATTACAGGAAAATGCAGCAGTTTTGTGCCTTATTAAAAGACGGACATACCAATGTGAACGTGCCTGGCTTTAAACTGGTGAAAGGAGTAATGTACAGACCTTTGTCTTTCTCCTGGCTCGATGAGAAGGTCATTGTTACCAATGTTCCCAAAGCAGATTCGCTCACTATTCCATTAGGATCTGAAGTAATGAAAGTGAATGACATGCCGGTGATCGCCTATCTTGAAAAGGAGATTATTCCCGGTATCTCAGCCTCCGCTACCCACCAGCTCTGGAATGATGCTGTGCGCTCTTTATTCAATGATGCTGATACGAATACTGTATTCCGCTTTACCCTAAAAACGCCTGCCGGGAAAATCATTTACCATACTACCCACCAGCGTAATAGAAGGATTAATTGGGCTTATCCGCTACCCAATACACCCTGGAAGCGCTTCCGCTATGAAAAGCTGCCACAGGGGATTGCTTATCTGCAGCTCAACACGTTTGATACTGACAGTGTGGTGTATGATTTCAAGCAACGCCTGCCGGAACTATATGAAGCCAAAGCGGTTATTATAGACCTGCGCAATAATGGCGGGGGAAATACAGGTACAGGAATAGAAATATTGAAATACTTTACCAGTCAGAAAAATATAAATGGCTCTACCTGGCGTACCCGGCAACACATTGCAGCATTCAAAGCCTGGGGGAGTTTTATTAAGGATGAAGAACTGGAAAAAAGGTTGAAACAAAATCCTTTCAATAAGGCCTGGACGCAAAAATCGTATGATATTTCCCGGGGTAAATACTGGTATAGCGGCGATACTTCTTCTTTCTACAATGATGTTGCCGGCAACAAGCTCACTGTGCCCCTGGTGGTACTGATCGGCAACAGCACGGCTTCTGCTGCAGAGGATTTTTTAATTGCGCTGGATGATCTTAAAGGACGGGCTGTTACTATTGGTGAAAGAACTTATGGTAGTACCGGACAGCCATTATTCTTTTATTTGCCGGGTGGTGGCTCTGCCAGGATCTGTACCAAGCGGGATACTTACCCCGACGGAAGGGAATTTGTAGGATATGGTGTAAAGCCGGATATAGAAGTAAAGCGCACCGCAGAAGATTATATAAAGAAAAAGGATGCACAACTGGAAAAAGCTATTGAATTACTAAGTTCGAAAATGAAATAG
- a CDS encoding serine hydrolase domain-containing protein yields MKKMAWLIASFLITGIVLAQTKITPVVIAPTPTPSATGFSAERLQRIDKVLQEYVDKGRMNGAVALIIHNGKIAYYKSVGYDKDVNTPLKKDAIFRIASQTKAITSVAVMMLYEEGKFMLDDPISNYIPEFKKPTVLDKFNKADSTYTTVPAKREITIRDLLTHTSGIGYAQIGTPEANAIYAKAGVVGGIGVNKIILADKMKILGGLPLFHQPGEKFTYGLNTDVLGYLVEVVSGMSLDAFFHQRIFEPLGMKDTYFYLPKEKYNRLAMLYTEDTATRKVVPMAARIGINGEFSRDYPATEGTYFSGGGGLSSTIYDYAIFLQMLLNGGEYNGKRILSRNSVRMMTMNQIGDIARGANKFGLGFGITTEKGSAVLPTQEGTFEWGGMFATTYWVDPKEKLVALLYRNVYPTRWGNLANLYKVLVYQAIND; encoded by the coding sequence ATGAAAAAAATGGCATGGCTTATTGCCAGTTTCCTGATCACGGGCATTGTCCTGGCCCAAACCAAAATTACCCCGGTTGTCATTGCACCTACCCCCACCCCGTCAGCCACAGGTTTCTCCGCCGAACGGCTCCAACGCATTGATAAGGTATTACAGGAATATGTAGACAAAGGGCGTATGAATGGCGCTGTGGCGCTGATCATCCACAATGGCAAAATTGCCTATTATAAAAGTGTGGGATATGATAAGGACGTGAATACCCCGCTTAAAAAGGATGCTATTTTCCGCATTGCCTCCCAAACAAAAGCCATCACCAGCGTAGCTGTGATGATGCTGTATGAAGAAGGAAAGTTTATGCTGGACGATCCTATCTCCAACTATATCCCGGAGTTTAAGAAACCAACTGTCCTGGATAAATTCAATAAGGCCGACTCTACCTATACGACCGTTCCCGCCAAAAGGGAGATCACCATCCGCGACCTGCTCACCCATACATCGGGCATTGGGTATGCACAGATAGGTACACCGGAAGCCAATGCCATCTATGCCAAGGCGGGTGTAGTGGGCGGTATCGGCGTTAATAAAATAATACTGGCTGATAAGATGAAAATATTGGGCGGTCTGCCCCTGTTTCACCAGCCAGGTGAAAAATTTACCTATGGCCTTAATACAGATGTACTGGGTTACCTGGTGGAAGTGGTTTCCGGGATGAGCCTCGATGCCTTTTTTCATCAACGCATCTTTGAACCACTAGGCATGAAGGATACTTATTTCTACCTGCCCAAGGAAAAATACAACCGGCTGGCCATGTTGTACACAGAAGATACTGCTACCAGAAAGGTAGTACCGATGGCAGCGCGGATCGGTATCAACGGAGAGTTTTCCCGCGATTACCCCGCTACAGAAGGCACTTATTTTTCCGGTGGCGGCGGATTGAGCTCCACCATTTATGACTATGCCATCTTCCTGCAAATGTTGCTGAATGGCGGTGAATACAATGGCAAGCGCATCCTGAGCCGTAATTCCGTACGCATGATGACGATGAACCAGATAGGCGATATTGCCAGGGGGGCCAACAAATTCGGACTGGGCTTTGGCATTACCACGGAAAAAGGAAGTGCCGTGTTGCCCACCCAGGAAGGAACTTTTGAATGGGGCGGCATGTTTGCCACCACCTACTGGGTAGACCCCAAAGAAAAGCTGGTAGCCCTGCTGTACAGGAATGTATACCCCACCAGGTGGGGCAACCTCGCCAACCTGTACAAAGTACTCGTTTACCAGGCCATTAATGATTAA
- a CDS encoding phosphoribosylglycinamide formyltransferase has protein sequence MFERLQQKWKVSGWRLLLILVTFALGGSLCGYLGRQLLGLFNIESAAIRIPLYIILVTILWPFCVILISIPLGQFIFFRNYLKKMGRRMRGKKPESSIQKPESSIQNPKSETSTVMQEATIHQSVTQPERETRNNKPGTTSIALFASGAGSNAQQIIDYFRGSTTVRIALIVCNKPGAGVLGIAQKEHIPVLLIEKEAFFRGNGYLDELKAAGIDFIVLAGFLWKVPSTLTAAYPNRIVNIHPALLPRYGGKGMYGMHVHEAILAAGEQESGITIHYVDNVYDNGDIIFQATCAIEPGDTPASLAQKVHQLEHAHYPRIIEQVIGHLQNQR, from the coding sequence ATGTTCGAAAGGCTCCAACAGAAATGGAAGGTCAGCGGATGGCGGTTACTGCTTATCCTGGTGACTTTTGCGCTGGGTGGCAGCCTTTGCGGCTACCTGGGCCGCCAGCTATTGGGGCTGTTCAACATTGAATCAGCCGCCATACGCATACCTCTTTATATTATTCTCGTAACCATCCTGTGGCCATTCTGCGTCATCCTTATCAGTATTCCCCTGGGCCAGTTTATTTTTTTCCGGAACTACCTGAAGAAAATGGGCAGGCGAATGAGGGGGAAGAAGCCAGAATCCAGTATCCAGAAGCCAGAATCGTCCATACAAAATCCGAAATCTGAAACAAGTACAGTGATGCAGGAAGCAACCATTCATCAGTCCGTTACGCAGCCAGAACGCGAAACCCGAAACAACAAACCCGGAACCACGTCTATTGCCCTCTTTGCTTCCGGTGCAGGGTCCAATGCGCAGCAGATCATTGACTATTTCCGGGGCAGTACAACAGTGCGCATTGCACTCATCGTTTGCAATAAACCAGGCGCCGGCGTACTGGGCATTGCCCAAAAAGAGCATATTCCCGTGCTATTGATCGAAAAAGAAGCTTTTTTCCGGGGAAATGGTTACCTCGACGAGCTGAAAGCCGCCGGTATTGACTTTATTGTATTGGCAGGCTTCCTGTGGAAAGTGCCGTCTACCCTTACAGCGGCTTATCCCAACAGGATCGTGAATATCCATCCCGCCCTGCTGCCCCGTTACGGCGGCAAAGGCATGTATGGTATGCATGTGCATGAAGCCATCCTTGCAGCGGGTGAACAGGAAAGCGGTATTACCATCCATTACGTTGATAATGTATATGATAACGGCGATATTATTTTTCAGGCCACCTGCGCCATTGAACCGGGCGATACACCCGCCAGCCTGGCGCAAAAAGTGCATCAGCTTGAACATGCCCATTACCCCCGGATTATTGAACAGGTGATCGGGCATCTGCAAAATCAACGTTAA
- a CDS encoding penicillin acylase family protein has product MKKLLFLCCLPLQLLAQFSNENIAIWQQQAQRITIIRDNWGVPHIYGKKDADCAFGVMYAQCEDNYRQLEETFIPALGRAAELYGEGRLQNDVSVALFECVKRAKNDYAKASSLVKELCNSAAAGINYYLYKHPDTLRRLLHYYEPWFFLLPGTDNPSGHGISSAEVRSYNNTILPRTEGEGEDNGIEERENGSNTMAIAPAKSASGYSMLLINPHVNFFGNGQRYECHLISEQGLNVSGFAIFGNFYIWSGFNAYSGWAHTNSGVDFTDVYLERFDHPTDATQYRYGNSYRRATVWYDTVHYKTPTGMQSKVVLLRKTHHGPVVAKRDSLLVTIKNVTGAQSSYIEQCWKMCRSKKLKQFVAAMNKRALGYPNTMYADRYGNTAYWHGNAVAKRSTQFNWRFPVDGSDPATEWKGLHRLKDIAHVINPASGWIQNCNSTPYLAAGAVSSPQQSGYPAYMAYDKHIFRAVEAVRLLSAPEKISFTDFEKLVVSNHLPMMAAWLPQILPAYDSLAAVSPALKEKLSAVADTLRRWNCRYALNSKATSIAVMWYLQYDGWNRNQPRQTATDDNATDLQGNELPMPGTVAVDLLGKATETLIARFGTAFVNWGDINRLQRVEGSPERFDDNKPSWPVAAVPSPLGSLFAFGNGQTRGQQKFYGARGNTYTSIVEFGPRIRARSILYFGQSANPASPHYLDQAPLYVEGKFKDAWFYKEDIVKHAERTYHPGE; this is encoded by the coding sequence ATGAAAAAGCTACTGTTTCTATGTTGCCTTCCCCTGCAATTGCTGGCACAATTCAGCAATGAAAACATCGCTATCTGGCAGCAACAGGCGCAGCGTATTACCATTATCCGCGATAACTGGGGCGTACCTCATATTTATGGTAAAAAGGATGCAGACTGTGCATTCGGCGTCATGTATGCGCAGTGTGAAGACAATTACCGCCAACTGGAAGAAACGTTTATCCCTGCGCTGGGCCGCGCAGCAGAACTGTATGGAGAGGGCCGTTTACAAAATGATGTATCTGTGGCCCTGTTTGAATGCGTAAAAAGGGCAAAGAATGACTATGCCAAAGCATCATCACTGGTAAAGGAGCTTTGCAACAGCGCCGCCGCAGGTATTAATTACTATTTATACAAACACCCTGACACCCTACGCCGGTTACTGCACTATTATGAGCCCTGGTTCTTTTTGTTGCCGGGAACGGACAACCCCTCCGGCCATGGTATTAGCAGTGCAGAAGTAAGAAGTTATAACAATACCATCCTTCCGCGCACAGAGGGAGAAGGGGAAGATAATGGTATAGAGGAACGGGAGAATGGCTCCAATACGATGGCAATAGCCCCTGCCAAATCGGCTAGTGGGTACAGCATGCTGTTGATCAATCCGCATGTGAATTTCTTTGGCAACGGACAACGCTATGAATGCCATCTGATCAGTGAGCAGGGGTTGAATGTTTCAGGCTTCGCCATCTTTGGTAATTTTTATATCTGGAGCGGCTTTAATGCTTACAGCGGATGGGCGCATACCAATTCCGGCGTAGACTTCACAGATGTTTACCTGGAGCGTTTTGATCATCCCACCGACGCCACGCAATACCGGTATGGCAATAGCTATCGCAGGGCCACTGTATGGTACGATACTGTTCATTACAAAACACCCACGGGCATGCAAAGCAAGGTAGTTCTGCTGCGCAAAACGCATCACGGTCCGGTAGTGGCAAAGCGGGACTCGTTGCTGGTAACCATTAAGAATGTAACAGGTGCCCAGTCAAGCTACATAGAACAGTGCTGGAAAATGTGCCGCTCAAAAAAGCTGAAACAATTCGTGGCCGCTATGAACAAGCGGGCATTGGGTTATCCCAATACGATGTACGCCGACAGATATGGTAACACGGCTTACTGGCATGGTAATGCAGTAGCCAAACGCTCTACCCAATTCAACTGGCGCTTTCCGGTAGACGGCAGTGATCCGGCTACTGAATGGAAGGGATTGCACCGCCTGAAAGATATTGCCCATGTTATCAACCCAGCTTCCGGATGGATACAGAACTGTAATTCCACGCCGTACCTGGCAGCAGGAGCAGTCAGTAGTCCCCAACAATCCGGTTACCCTGCCTATATGGCTTACGACAAACATATTTTCCGGGCAGTAGAAGCAGTACGGTTGTTATCGGCCCCTGAAAAGATCTCCTTTACTGATTTCGAAAAACTGGTGGTGAGCAATCACCTGCCCATGATGGCCGCGTGGCTGCCACAGATACTGCCCGCATATGATAGCCTGGCTGCTGTTTCACCGGCACTGAAAGAAAAGCTGAGCGCAGTAGCCGACACCTTGCGTCGCTGGAATTGCCGTTATGCATTGAACAGTAAGGCTACCAGCATTGCTGTAATGTGGTACCTGCAATATGATGGGTGGAACAGGAACCAGCCCCGGCAAACTGCAACAGATGATAATGCCACTGACCTGCAAGGCAATGAGTTGCCCATGCCGGGCACTGTAGCTGTTGACCTGCTGGGCAAGGCAACAGAGACATTGATCGCCAGGTTTGGTACTGCCTTTGTCAACTGGGGTGATATTAATCGCCTGCAAAGAGTAGAAGGATCGCCGGAGCGGTTTGATGACAATAAGCCCAGTTGGCCGGTGGCGGCAGTGCCCAGTCCATTGGGTTCCCTGTTTGCCTTTGGTAACGGACAAACCCGCGGGCAACAAAAGTTTTATGGCGCCCGTGGTAATACCTATACGTCTATTGTAGAATTTGGCCCACGCATCAGGGCCCGCTCCATTCTATATTTTGGCCAAAGCGCCAATCCGGCCTCGCCACATTATCTTGACCAGGCGCCTTTATATGTGGAAGGGAAGTTTAAGGATGCCTGGTTTTATAAAGAGGACATTGTGAAGCATGCCGAAAGGACCTATCACCCCGGTGAGTAA
- a CDS encoding serine hydrolase: MRNTCCFLLLCLLGMAVHAQDNIPSFIKDSLDTYVERAMKDWQIPGVAVGIVKDGKVVVMKGYGVQEVGTSHKVDTNTLFMIGSNSKAFTGTALAMLEADKKLSLDDRVQKWLPDFKLYDPWVAKEVNIRDLLCHRLGFETFQGDFMYFDSDLTLKEVREKFGKVKPLYSFRSKWGYTNAAFMTAGEIIPKVTGKTWAEFLQERIFTPLDMKNTLALSKDILKASNKAAAHTVERGELKKIRYGNIDNMAPAGSISSSVSDMSHWVLMQLNNGRYNDKQVVSTGAIAQTRLPHSILGNGGHMYNKAHFALYGLGWFLEEYSGRKFVGHTGGVNGFVTSVALVPEEKLGIIVLTNTDANNFYEALRYEIMDAYLGLPYRNYSNVYLGFSKNQEKQAADWLQKKQDTIATHPATTLLLNAYAGDYTHEVYGKMSIKLENGKLLARFEHHTGRYAILEPLGGNRFLATFSEALYGIKVWPFTIDKGKVKSVTVTMADFVEFTPYEFYKK, encoded by the coding sequence ATGAGAAATACCTGCTGTTTTCTGTTGCTATGCCTGCTTGGTATGGCAGTCCATGCACAGGACAACATTCCTTCTTTTATAAAGGACAGTCTGGATACGTATGTTGAAAGGGCCATGAAGGACTGGCAGATACCAGGTGTAGCTGTAGGTATTGTTAAAGACGGAAAAGTGGTGGTGATGAAAGGATATGGCGTACAGGAAGTGGGCACCAGCCATAAGGTGGATACCAATACCCTGTTCATGATCGGCTCCAATTCCAAGGCATTTACAGGAACAGCGCTGGCCATGCTGGAGGCAGACAAGAAATTATCGCTGGATGATCGTGTACAAAAATGGCTGCCCGATTTTAAGTTATATGATCCCTGGGTAGCTAAGGAGGTAAATATCAGGGACCTGCTTTGTCACCGTCTCGGCTTTGAAACTTTCCAGGGCGACTTTATGTATTTCGATTCTGACCTTACCTTAAAGGAGGTGCGGGAGAAGTTTGGCAAAGTAAAACCGCTGTACAGCTTCCGCAGTAAATGGGGCTATACCAATGCCGCTTTCATGACTGCCGGAGAGATCATTCCCAAAGTAACCGGTAAAACATGGGCCGAATTCCTGCAGGAAAGGATCTTCACGCCACTGGACATGAAAAATACCCTGGCCTTATCTAAAGACATCCTGAAAGCGTCCAATAAAGCGGCTGCTCATACTGTGGAAAGAGGCGAGCTGAAAAAGATCCGCTATGGCAATATTGATAATATGGCGCCGGCAGGCAGTATCAGTTCTTCTGTGAGCGATATGAGCCATTGGGTATTGATGCAACTGAATAATGGCAGGTACAATGATAAGCAGGTAGTGTCCACTGGCGCTATTGCCCAAACACGCCTGCCCCATTCTATTTTAGGTAATGGTGGCCATATGTACAATAAAGCACATTTTGCCTTGTATGGCCTGGGCTGGTTCCTGGAGGAATACAGCGGACGTAAGTTTGTAGGCCATACCGGTGGGGTGAATGGATTTGTTACCAGTGTGGCGCTGGTACCTGAAGAAAAACTGGGCATTATTGTATTGACCAATACCGATGCCAATAATTTCTACGAGGCCCTGCGCTATGAAATCATGGATGCCTATCTGGGATTGCCTTACCGCAACTACAGCAACGTGTACCTTGGCTTTAGCAAAAACCAGGAGAAGCAAGCTGCCGATTGGCTTCAGAAAAAACAAGATACCATTGCCACCCATCCTGCCACCACCTTACTCCTGAATGCTTATGCAGGCGACTATACCCATGAAGTATATGGTAAGATGAGTATTAAGCTGGAAAATGGCAAACTGTTAGCACGCTTTGAACATCATACAGGACGTTATGCTATCCTTGAACCATTGGGAGGCAACCGCTTTCTCGCTACCTTCAGCGAAGCTTTGTATGGTATTAAAGTATGGCCTTTTACTATTGACAAGGGTAAAGTGAAATCCGTGACGGTCACCATGGCCGACTTTGTGGAGTTTACACCCTATGAGTTTTATAAGAAATAA
- a CDS encoding GNAT family N-acetyltransferase, with the protein MLQIVSIGEESPALDIIRTLFRAYEQELDENLCFQSFEAELKDPLKKYGPPAGVLLLAYWEQEVAGCIALTPMPEEATCEMKRLYVKPAFRKYGIGKQLVLELLKMAREKSYTIMRLDTLEKLQPAIRLYEQFGFERINAYYHNPLPGVVYMEKKLDVSSVG; encoded by the coding sequence ATGCTGCAAATTGTGTCGATCGGAGAAGAAAGTCCTGCACTGGATATCATACGCACCTTATTTCGTGCTTATGAACAGGAGCTGGATGAAAATCTTTGCTTTCAAAGTTTTGAGGCTGAGCTGAAAGATCCGCTCAAGAAATATGGTCCGCCGGCAGGTGTATTGCTGCTGGCCTATTGGGAGCAGGAAGTAGCAGGCTGCATTGCACTTACGCCCATGCCTGAAGAGGCTACCTGTGAAATGAAACGGCTATATGTAAAACCGGCTTTTCGTAAATACGGCATTGGCAAACAACTGGTGCTGGAACTACTGAAGATGGCCAGGGAAAAGAGTTATACGATTATGCGGCTGGATACGCTGGAAAAGCTGCAGCCTGCTATCCGCCTGTATGAACAATTCGGTTTTGAACGGATCAATGCCTATTACCACAATCCATTACCAGGGGTGGTATATATGGAGAAAAAGCTGGATGTTTCTTCTGTAGGCTAA
- a CDS encoding carboxypeptidase-like regulatory domain-containing protein translates to MLLLTAATRTAFGQAPVRISGRVFDMSQSNPMQSVSVQTNSGVGTVTDSLGRYTIVVPETDSIWFSYLGKPTPKYSVQSIRNIQNFEVALHVNITELKQVMVKPRNYRADSIQNRLDYAKAFNFEKPGVSTSLNPNGGVGLDINEFINMFRFRRNRSMMAFRERLEREEIDKYIDHRFSRALVIKLTKLKGADLDTFMARYRPPLFLVQNATEYEFQSYIKNCYEKFHKLQLIMGELKKEEEQE, encoded by the coding sequence ATGTTGCTGCTGACAGCAGCCACCAGGACAGCCTTTGGCCAGGCCCCGGTCCGGATCAGCGGCCGGGTATTTGATATGTCACAATCCAACCCCATGCAGTCGGTAAGCGTGCAGACCAATTCCGGTGTAGGGACTGTTACTGATTCACTGGGCAGGTATACCATCGTTGTTCCCGAAACCGATTCCATCTGGTTTTCCTACCTCGGCAAGCCTACGCCCAAATATTCCGTCCAGAGCATTCGCAACATCCAGAACTTTGAAGTGGCGCTGCATGTGAACATTACGGAATTAAAACAGGTAATGGTAAAGCCCCGCAACTACAGGGCCGACTCTATCCAGAACAGGCTTGATTATGCCAAAGCATTCAATTTTGAAAAGCCGGGCGTCAGCACTTCACTCAATCCCAATGGAGGTGTTGGGCTTGATATTAATGAGTTCATTAACATGTTCCGCTTCCGGCGCAACCGTAGCATGATGGCCTTCCGGGAAAGGCTGGAACGGGAGGAAATAGACAAATACATTGATCACCGGTTTAGCCGTGCCCTGGTCATCAAGCTCACCAAACTAAAGGGTGCAGACCTGGATACCTTTATGGCCCGCTACCGCCCACCCTTATTCCTCGTACAAAATGCTACGGAATACGAATTCCAGTCGTACATCAAAAACTGCTACGAAAAATTCCACAAGCTGCAACTCATTATGGGGGAGTTGAAAAAGGAAGAAGAACAGGAATAG
- a CDS encoding dipeptidase yields the protein MKKLLLLGLIIGYCGYLQAQSWKKLHFKSILVDTHNDVLTSTIDDKLSFDQQLKGKTHSDLSRFKEGGVDVEIFSVWSDGSYGPGKGFKRANQQIDTLYAVIQRNPDKIALVTTPAELRKVVKQQKLAAMIGVEGGHMIEDRLDYLDSLYRRGVRYMTLTWNNSTSWATSAMDETPGSRQQFGADSAAPDNKDRKKGLTDLGKQIVQRMNELGMMVDLSHVGEQTFWDAIHTTSKPVLVSHSCVYSICPVFRNLKDDQIKAVAKNGGVIHLNFFSGFLDSGFVARNLAFNQKHKAERDSLRKTVSDPYFADNYLFQKYADEVKSLRPPLSLLIDHLDYIVRLVGVDHVGLGSDFDGISSAPQQLDDVTSFPLITEELVKRGYSKKSIRKILGGNFIRVFKANTVK from the coding sequence ATGAAAAAATTACTACTGCTTGGTTTGATCATTGGGTATTGCGGTTATTTGCAGGCCCAATCCTGGAAAAAGCTACATTTTAAATCTATCCTTGTAGATACCCACAATGACGTACTAACTTCAACGATAGACGATAAGCTGTCTTTTGACCAGCAACTGAAAGGAAAAACACATTCCGACCTCAGCCGCTTTAAAGAAGGGGGCGTAGATGTGGAAATATTCTCTGTATGGAGCGATGGCTCTTACGGACCCGGCAAAGGATTTAAACGCGCCAACCAGCAGATTGATACGCTGTATGCAGTGATCCAACGTAACCCGGATAAAATAGCCTTGGTAACCACCCCTGCTGAACTCAGGAAAGTAGTAAAGCAGCAAAAACTGGCCGCCATGATCGGTGTGGAAGGCGGGCATATGATCGAAGACCGCCTCGATTACCTGGACAGCCTCTACCGGCGTGGGGTTCGTTATATGACCCTTACCTGGAATAATTCCACCTCCTGGGCCACCTCGGCCATGGATGAAACGCCTGGCTCCCGCCAGCAGTTTGGCGCTGACTCGGCCGCGCCCGATAATAAAGACAGGAAAAAAGGATTAACAGATCTCGGAAAACAGATCGTGCAACGCATGAATGAGCTGGGCATGATGGTAGACCTGAGCCACGTGGGCGAACAAACTTTCTGGGATGCCATTCATACCACCAGTAAGCCCGTACTGGTATCTCATAGCTGTGTATATAGCATTTGTCCTGTATTCCGTAACCTGAAAGATGACCAGATAAAAGCAGTTGCTAAAAACGGAGGTGTTATCCACCTCAACTTCTTCTCCGGTTTCCTGGATAGCGGATTTGTGGCCAGGAACCTCGCGTTCAATCAAAAACATAAAGCAGAGCGGGATTCCCTTCGCAAGACGGTAAGCGATCCCTATTTTGCCGACAACTACTTGTTCCAGAAATATGCTGATGAGGTAAAAAGCCTGCGCCCTCCCCTTTCCCTCCTGATTGACCATCTTGATTATATTGTCAGATTGGTAGGTGTAGATCATGTTGGCCTCGGTTCTGATTTCGATGGCATTAGTTCCGCGCCGCAACAACTGGATGACGTGACCAGCTTTCCGCTCATCACAGAAGAGTTGGTAAAGAGAGGGTATAGCAAAAAGTCCATCCGCAAAATACTGGGTGGAAATTTTATACGGGTATTCAAAGCCAATACCGTCAAATAG